In Primulina huaijiensis isolate GDHJ02 chromosome 16, ASM1229523v2, whole genome shotgun sequence, a single genomic region encodes these proteins:
- the LOC140961018 gene encoding uncharacterized protein has product MRVQRWKELVSRKQDTCFRVVDDGSLRMKDRWVVPDTPELHQGLLRRAHCSRYSIHPGGKKMYKDLRSQFWWKGLKRDMIDFVRRCLNCQQIKAERRRPGVRFGMKGKLAPRYVGPYEILQRIGTLAYRLALPPSLSCIHDVFHVSMLRKYEPDPSHVLDIYEVQLDPDVSYIERPICILERSERKLRSKLIPMVKVQWEHRGVEEATWETERHMR; this is encoded by the exons ATGAGAGTTCAGCGATGGAAGGAGCTGGTTTCTCGCAAACAAGATACTTGTTTTAGAGTGGTTGATGATGGTAGTTTGAGGATGAAGGATAGATGGGTAGTTCCTGATACACCTGAGTTACACCAGGGCCTGTTGCGGCGTGCACATTGTAGTCGTTATTCTATCCACCCTGGTGGcaagaagatgtataaggatctacgctctcaattttggtggaaaggaTTGAAACGTGATATGATTGATTTTGTGCGTCGATGTCTTAATTGTCAACAGATCAAAGCTGAGAGGAGAAGGCCAGGAG TACGATTTGGTATGAAAGGAAAGTTGGCACCGAGATATGTGGGCCCATATGAGATATTGCAGCGGATAGGCACTTTAGCTTATCGATTGGCTCTACCTCCATCTTTATCTTgtattcatgatgtgtttcatgtgtcgatgttgcggaagtatgagCCAGACCCTTCACATGTGTTGGATATTTATGAGGTTCAGTTAGATCCTGATGTGTCTTATATTGAGAGACCAATTTGTATTTTGGAACGATCTGAACGGAAGCTTCGTAGTAAGCTTATACCGATGGTGAAGGTTCAGTGGGAGCATAGAGGTgtcgaagaggccacttgggagacagagcgGCATATGAGATAG